The Carassius auratus strain Wakin linkage group LG48F, ASM336829v1, whole genome shotgun sequence genomic interval tacatatttatacaaaatagtCAATTTACCTGTCAAAACAGGgtgcgtgtaaaaaaaaaatcacctgacAGTATGGGAGATGTGCTCTACCTGGATCTTGTGAAGGAGCCTCCGAGCAAATGATATTGgctttcaagttcaagtccatgTTCTGGATCGTTTCTCCAGGTCAGTATTCTGAGGGACAGGTCACGAGATGCTGTCACCACCCTAAAACTGTCCTGCAAGATAGCACAATTCATTTTTATGTCAAACTGTCCACAGGGAGAGTTTTTATATTGATAGGTCAAACCGCTTACCACACAAAGAGCAGTGATTGGCTGTAAATGGTCTTCAAAACTAGCAACGAGTTCTCCTTTAAATGTGTAGACCTTCAGATGGTTTCCGTCTGTAACTAGAAGAGTGCTGCTTCCTCTCGCCTCCAGAATGACGTCCGAACGATGGCTTAGTGCCACCTGAAAAGAGGCGACTTGCTGAGCTAAAATGAATGCATGACATATTGTATCAGTAAAGATTAttgcattataataattttatttgtaatttgtgttcaaaatataaaaagaaatatgaaagcaacatgtttttttttttttttaaggccaaCCTTGTGTCTCCTTTTTGTATTTGGACTCCTTCATGGTAAGGTCAAAGACTGAGAGTGTGTTGTTGTTGAAGCGTCCATCAGAATGGATGACTGCGAGCCGTGCGGGTTGAGACGGCAGAAACAAAGCAGCACAACAGCCAGTGACTGGCAGACTGTGATACAGACTGTCCTCATTTTCAGCAGGGAAACACACACTGTCACTGTAGAAAACCTCCCAAGAACACACCAGATGacattcatttcaaaataaaataccaaaCTTTCAAACGAGATGACTATAATGCTTTTAAAGTCATAAAAAAATGTGATGCAGGGATGACAAATTATTGTAAGCCCAGAGatgagttagcattttagcacttcgtCCTGAACTCAATGGGAATTTTTTTCATTGCCTGAAATAACATCAGAGGTCATGGAGTTTGGTTACTGAGCAAACAGATCTGTAGATGATGCAGTCAACATGTGATTGCACTACAACATCTAGACCAACCAGGGACTtgtgtgaggatcctgtttgtggacttcagtttGGCTTTCAGTACAATCATCCCAGCACTCCTCCAGACTAAACTAaaccagctctctgttcctagctccaTCCGCCgattagggatgtaatgatttACTCAACTCACAATTCGATTTTCTCAGATTGAAGACATTAAACAGTAAATGATAAGCTGTTGTTTTATTAGGCCATTGATGCACGtttctttgtgaaactgaaatataacaaaacaaaactaacacAAACCCCAAAATCAAACaagttacaaaaataaatctcttaatatgaacaaactaaggctttgtctgtgctctttccaattaaaattagaggcaacaactggattttaatcatgatccaaacaaagatgcagcatacatgcagcatgagtagtttttatcttaaattaaGCTGTATAATTTCAAAATCTGAACCAAAAACAGAACGTTCTGACTTTAGTTTTATGAAACtatgctacataaaacatatcAGAAAGAAACAGCAGACTAGCTGAGAGAgagcagattcactctctgacagcaggtggtgcTCATGAACAACAATGATTTAGTGTTTCCTGGATTAATGCTGTAAACAAATAGAGCTGTGAAAAGAAAATATACTCTTTTCTGCGCTTTGTTTGGCATCTCAACCGGTTTGAATCATCACATATTGTAACTGATTTTCAACCGGCTCGCAGTTAATCTCtggcttagttggggtcacttcatctacagggaTATCAttaacttgattgcaaataaatgcacagacactatttaactgaacagagatgacatcactgaattcaatgatgaactgctttaactgtcattttgcattattgacacactgttttcctaatgaatgttgttcagttgctttgacacaatgtattttgtttaaagcgctatataaataaagttgacttgacttgacttaatcgttacatccctaccgCCAATGGATCAtgagctttctgacagataggcaacagttagtgagactggggaaattcatgtcaaacagctgctccacaaacactggtgcccctcagggctgCGTCCTCTCCCCACTgatcttctccctgtacaccaacaacTGCACCTCTAAacacccctctgtcaagctcctgaagtttgcaggggacactacagtcatcggcctcatccaggacggtgatgagtctgcttacagacaagagtttgagcagctggctgtctggtgcagtcttaacaacctggagctgaacacgctcaaaacagtggagatgatcgtggactttaggagaaacccccctgcacttcatgaacagcactgtgacagcagtggagtcattcagattcgccagctgaggaagttaaacctgccacaggagctgctcacACAGTTCTAcccagccgtcattgagtctgtactgtgtacttcaataactgtctggtttggttcagctacaaaatcagagaTCAGAAAAAGGTTCGGACTGCTGAAacgattattggtgctcccctgcccacccttccagattgaggaaaagggctcagaaaatcactctggatccctcacatccatcTCCTTTTTCAACTCTTGCCATCTGACCGGCGTTACAGAGCACCAAACACCAGGACAGGCCAGGCGCAAGAGCAGTTTCTACCCCAGACAATCTACCTCAAGAACCATTAAATGTTCTCCTCGACTGTTCCTTGAATGAGCAAACATATTTGGCAATAAAGCGCTCTGACTCTGATTTTGGccttttcacattttattctactactactgttttttttttcaaagcttttCCTTGAATGCGGTTGCTAACAAGTGTCCAAACAGAACTACAGAGGTTGTCAGATATTATACCTCATCACACATCTACGAACACATTCACATCCTCCCTGTGTTTAAAATCATTCTCCTACAAACCATTCAAACTCAAAAACTAGTCTATATTTGTTCTTATAGagtttatatttctatctctttAACTATGGCAAttttatttaggcttcaaaattcataaaagttgtgAAATGCTtaagaataataaatgtttgcAGGTCACagtttattttctgaaaatatccAGAAGCCAATGGTAGAATGCTATAGTGTTTCTGTCAAGGAATCAAATGTCTGGGTTGGCCTACAGAAATCCATCATCACTGCAGAACTATATAACCACTGTTCAATACAAAACAACAGTAACAACCGCTTATAAACTGTTCATAATATTCCAGCATTGTACTTTTACCATTTGTTTCCTCCACAGAAACACAGTTTTAACCCTTGAACCAAACCATTGAGCTCTGACATGATACACTGCAGTAAAACGTTAGATTTGAAGaaaaacactatttttatttttaattgaaaaaagaaCAAAGGTACACGTAATATATATGTTACACTTTTTAAATGGCTATGAAGAGTTTATTCTTTGAAGCACTGTAAATGACAATACAATTTACAAACGAATAACATCTATTGTAACAGTGAAATCGACTGAAATCAGCTTAGAGAGCGTTTGCCTTACCTTCGGGCTCAAGTCAACATTTTCTTTGGAGGCAGTGAATATCCATTTTTGATCTGGTGATGAGCGGAGGAGGTTTAAACTGAAGGAGTCGCACACCACGTGTCTGGAGACTTCAGACAGCGCAGGGCAAGTCAAGACCACCAGAGACCCTAGAACACTTCCCACCTAAAAACACAAGATTAGGCCTCCACCATATACTACTGATTCATTGGGCAATAACTACACATTTACCAAAGAAGTCTGATTATGCATGATAGCCTACCACGAGGAAAGAGCTGTCTCTGTTGTTGAATGACAGCAGTGTGGTCTTCGAGTATCCTGACTGGAAGCAGCCCACCTCCTCTCCAGTCGCACCCTGCCAGGTTTTGATTGTCCCTGTGTTATCAGAAGTGATAACAACGGCCTGCAGCGGATCAACTGTGATGTCCTGCATGGGGCTCTGAGCAGGGCTGGACCATAAATTAACACCCTGCATGGAATATCAAAATAAATCTTAGATGAATACcatttttgattttggggtgaaatatgccCAAGGCATTTCTTGAGATCCAGATTCATTCCCGCACACTTTTATGAGGTCTCTACCACATGAAGGAGAACGCCTGTGATACCTTGTGAATGTCCCATGCTTTGACTGTGCCGTCTGTAGATGCACTGCACACCACTGGTGTCTGCTTCCACACGTCTGAGCAGCCGTCGTTTCCAACCAGGTAGGTAAAACCAACAATCCTGCCTGTGCAATCAGAGAAAGACTCATGAAGACTACATTAACTGAGCAGCATTTCAAATAGCTGGGATGCGATCACTTGCCTTTATGGCCTCGCAGGCTTTTGCATGTGTAGTCTGCACAGGACCTGCCTGTTTTCATCTTCATCTCCAGGTGAGAGCGGCGCAGGTAATAAGCCTTCCACGAGTGTGTTCCTGCGTCCGAGAGCAGCTGAGAAACATTGCAGAAACTCCATCTCTGCAGACACATTCTCCTACACAGGGATATGCTCTTAACAGTCTCACAATGTAAAGCACAAGGTATATATCGATATCAGCTTTTCAACATCATAAGATGAATGCATTTTGCCGATACAGATAATTATCTTGAGTGACTTACCTCCAAAGCCATGGCGTCTCGGCAGCATGGTACCATTCCTAAACAAAGAGAGTATTTTCATGTCTTTTGTAGTGGGATCCGAAAGTCTGACCACAGCTTctattttttctcaaaaaataaataattgaatacatacagatatataaatacatgcatatacatatatatatatatatatatatatatatatatatatatatatatatatatatactttataaatacattattgtaATCTTAACTCTATGGTCTGtctgttttattaattcaaattaattctgatattttaaaattcaattgTGTGTTTTCAATTTAGTGTCTAGTCAGTTTATCAGTGTCAATGTTCAGGCATCACTTTTATTTATCCAGCAGCAGTATATATATAACAACGTGATAACCGTCGCATCAGTGTGTCCAGAATGACTGTGCTATTGTGCTTCATCTGTATCGGGAGGAGATCTGCACTGTTCTAGAAGCGGTTGATTCAGAATTGAGCCGAcgcctacttttaaatgaatccTCATTCAGGGTCGCTTACCTTACAAACTGTGGATGCTCTGATTAAATCTTCATCATGAAGAAGTGAGAAAATACTAATCAGACAGTCCAGAGGTAAACTTTGCCAGATCTCCATTTCTACAGTCCTCGCAGTCCTGCCACTGCACTGCCGGAACTTTCAGTTTCGTGCGTAATGACGCATTCTACGGAACAACGTCAGGGACACAGAGCACACATATCTATGACTGTGAGCATGTATAACATAAAATACTGATCACgcaatgatttaatcattttgtaaAGTCCTACTGAAAACCTActgaaatgttgtcattaatcaagAACAAAATATTACTAAAGTCTACAGTACACAGTCTATTGTACATGTTAACCGTATTCGATGTTAAACATTGTTATTGTCATTATTTCATcacctttaaaataaacaaaacggtGTCTTAAAGTAAATCACGGTGTGGAATACCACAATTAAAGAAAATGAACGATGTGATATATATAAGACGTCGAGTTCCCCGTATTGCGCTCGTTctcagcagagtggcgcagcggaagcgtgctgggcccataacccagaggtcgatggatcgaaaccatcctctgctaagatGTGTTTTTATCCTCTTGAGACTTGTGTTTACTGTACGACAGTGAACGTCTCGGAATATCGAGATGAAGTCTCTCAAAGagcaaattttatttatattcagtaaGTCCTGGTCTAGGATCGGTTTCTTGGTAACAATAGCAATAACGAAATAGATTTGGCAAACTGATTTAGCAGAGGTGAGCATGCAGCCATTCACAAAAATGTTTGTTGATTTCTAAAACGCAATGGCCAATCAAAGGAGTTAAGGTTGGAATTCACGCACTCACctttataaacaaatacattgaaaCAAGTTTCATCGTGTAGTCAGTCaccttcatggtgttttttttttttactttgtgagaTCGTGATGAATGAGTGACAGTGAATACATTTAGTCTTTGCATGCAGGTTTCAAGTGAAGGTGTAATTTTTAACAAGTTGATAGAAACATAACTCTGTAAATTAAAGCATACAAAATTATGTACACACCCGAATAGTTTGCATAACCCAGAGACGTACAAGTCCATCCAAGTATTTCCCCTGAAATCATAAAATCACAAAGCCATGTGATTGTGAACTGTAGAACTAAACATAATCAGTTATTGACCTGAACAGACCAGATGAAGCCTGTTTCAGTGGAGGAGAAACACTAATCTTTTATCAGATTTAACAACATAAAAGATAACTAAACATCTATAAGTTGGTGCATGATGCCGATAGCTATTTGTTTGTGAATGCAGGGCCTAATGTATCATTgatatattatagtttttgttaatactcttaattagattttacatttatatatttggttGTGTGGATCTTAGTTAAAATTTTAgtactttgttgtgtttttttttcatttattattttattttattttaagtatgtaTAAGCCTATGAAGTTTTTATAAAGCTAAGTTTTAgatttggtttatttgttttttgttattttagcctACTTCAGTATGAAGTGAACAAAAATGTTGCagtggcaa includes:
- the fbxw12 gene encoding F-box/WD repeat-containing protein 12; protein product: MEIWQSLPLDCLISIFSLLHDEDLIRASTVCKEWYHAAETPWLWRRMCLQRWSFCNVSQLLSDAGTHSWKAYYLRRSHLEMKMKTGRSCADYTCKSLRGHKGRIVGFTYLVGNDGCSDVWKQTPVVCSASTDGTVKAWDIHKGVNLWSSPAQSPMQDITVDPLQAVVITSDNTGTIKTWQGATGEEVGCFQSGYSKTTLLSFNNRDSSFLVVGSVLGSLVVLTCPALSEVSRHVVCDSFSLNLLRSSPDQKWIFTASKENVDLSPKVFYSDSVCFPAENEDSLYHSLPVTGCCAALFLPSQPARLAVIHSDGRFNNNTLSVFDLTMKESKYKKETQAQQVASFQVALSHRSDVILEARGSSTLLVTDGNHLKVYTFKGELVASFEDHLQPITALCVDSFRVVTASRDLSLRILTWRNDPEHGLELESQYHLLGGSFTRSRGFTNVACDYSTIVGSVESVDGNDVLKAYTFDF